The region CCGACATTGCTCAGCGTTAACGGCGCCGGTTCGCTGTAGGGATAAAAGCCCTGAAGATCGGCGGTGATATTCTGCATTTCGAACAGGTTGCTGAATGATTTGATCCGTAACGTTACCGGCCGTTTGGCACCCAATTGCCACGAGTGATTTTTGAATCGGTAGGACATGACAAAATCCAGACCGCTCATCTCCCCGTCCTTCAGCCACATGCCGCCATTGTTCACGACCCAGTGACCACCGGCTTCAAAGCCCTGCACGCGGGCGGCCGAAAAGGCCGATTGAGCGTAGAACGTACCATCGCGCAGCGTGATATTGAGATCCGGCGAGATCAGCGGTTGGAATACTTTCAGCGATTGTTTCGGCCACCAGCCTTCACCCCGCAGCCGTTCGCCGTCCCAGCGGCCATGCAACGCGATTGGCCCAATCTGTTCCGCCTGCAATTTGCCCTGCCACTGGAAGCTGTCCGGCGTAGTGCCTTTAAGCTGTAGCGCCAACACCGGCGCGGGTAAATGGCCACCGTCCGTGAAACTGACCTTGCCGGCAACCAGTTGAACATCGGCATTGAACGCCGGGTTCTGCTCACCACGCTGCCAGTGCAGTGGCTGGCCAAGGCTGAGACGCGGCGCATCCACCGTCACCAGGCCGTATTTCAGCTTGTCGAAGCCGGTGGAAAGACGGTCGAGAACAATCGTCGTATCCTGCCAACTGCCGCTGCCGGCAACGTCCCAGGCCGCCTGCAACGGCGGTAACCGACCATTACCCCAATAGCGCCATTGCCAGTTGCCGTGATCCGGCCAAAAATCCTGTGCTTTACCGTCCAGATGCAGCTTAAAACGGCCCCAGTAGCTGTCGCTGGCGTTGATGATGGCTTGCAGGCGGCCGGTAATGCCGGCGGCGGTAACCCTGACGCCGGCCAGCGGCAGGCGCGCCTCTTCCAGCTTCATTTCCGGCGTGGCGTTGCCCCACAAACGCAGCAAGGATCCAGGCTGCAAGACCAGCGTCGGATTAAGGATAGTGCCACTGAGAATGCCGGGAATAGAGGCGGTCATGGAAAAATCGGCCAGATTCGCCTGGCCGGTCAGTTGGAAGCGCAGATCGCTGTCGATCAATCCGACCTTGCCCGGCCCCAGCGTCAACACCGCATTGCCTTTACCATTGTGGCCGGCGGTAATCACATTCAAACGCGCGCTGATTTGGGTTTCATCCAACCCCTTGCTCCAGTCGTGCAGCGCTACGCTCAGCCCGCCGTTAAGCGGCTGCCGGCTGTAGGGCCAACGCCACTCGCCTTGATTGATGCTGACCTGCTGCGGGGTGATTTCCCAGGGTAACGTCACCAGCGGTTTTTCGTCGCCCTTTTCCGTCAGCGTCAACACGCCTTGCTGCTGTTGCCAGCGCATATCGAGCAGCAGCGGTTTTTCCAGATAGCCGGTTTGCATCTCGCCCTGCAACGCCCCCTGCGCAGGCATGCTGTCCAAATCCAGCGGAATGGCAATCTTGCCGGTCAAATGCAGCGGTTGCGGGCTGTTGGGCGGAGTAAGCGTCAGGCTGTTCAGCGTCAGTTGCTGGTGCTCGTCCAACACGGCTTCGGCGCTGAGGTTTTTCCCCTGATACTGCAGGCGTTGGCCCTCAGCAGAGGCGTGCAATTGCAGTTTGCCGGCGTAGTGTTGCCACGGGATCACCGTGAAATCATTGATGGTGACATCCAGCAGCGGCAATTGTTTTTGCACTTTATCGAGCGCCAGAGGAGCGCTGTTGGCATCGCCGGCGGGCAATTTTGATAAACAGGCGCTATCAATGCTGAGTTTGTCGCTGCTCAGTTGCCAGCGCCCCTGCCGATAAGCCAACCGGGTCGGCCCCACGGCGGCCAGCAAACAATCCTGCGCGGTAAATCGGGCGCCATCCAGTTGCAAGGCACCCTGCTGCCACCGCAGTTTGCCCTGTAAAACCAACTGACTGCCCTGCGGCAGCCAATGGGCGAGCACGCGCGGCAGCCAGCGCGGCAGAGTTTGCCACAGCGCCAACAGCAGGATCACAATACCTACCACAATCCCTATGAATACTTTCAATCGCTTAGTCATTAAATGATTGCTTCATTCCTGAGTTAGGCATTAATTGCACGAACCGAACGCCGTGTAGCGTAAGTCTATGCCTGAATTGGCAATAATGATGGCACGAATTTGACATAGGGTGAAGTCGATAGCGCAAGCAACGCCTGTTCAGACGGCTTTCCAGTCATCGATGCTGGCCCTGTAGGTTTTAGTTACATATTCACAATGTGAATAATATGTGTTTCAGACTTTTGTTATTGTGATTGCGTTTGTTCATTAATAGTCTTGCAAGCATTCTAACAAAAGTCAGCCACGAGCTTACTGTACTAGAGAAGCCATTCCCCACCCCCCGTGGGGATTTTTTTCCACACTCCCCGCGCCCTTAGGCTACTCTTGAACCTGCCCTCTACAAAGCGTTTTACCCATGCCGAAGATAAGCTAACCAATTGTAGAATTTACTAAAATCTGTTAAATTCGTCACAAAATCACGCGGGAGAAACCACGATGAAATTGGCGATATACAGCACCAAACAGTATGACCGTAAATATCTCGAACTGGTGAATCAACAGTTTGGCTATGAGCTGGAGTTCTTCGACTTTCTGCTCAGCAAGAAAACCGCCAAAACTGCCGCCGGTTGCAAAGCGGTATGCATTTTCGTCAATGACGACGGCAGCCGTGAAGTGCTTGAAGAACTGGCGGCGCTGGGGGTTGAAATCCTGGCCCTGCGCTGCGCCGGTTTCAACAATGTGGACCTGGACGCCGCCAAAGAGTTGGGCATCAAAGTGGTACGCGTGCCGGCTTATTCGCCGGAGGCCGTGGCGGAACACGCCGTAGGGATGATGATGTGCCTTAACCGCCGCATCCACCGCGCCTACCAACGCACCCGCGACGCCAACTTCTCGCTCGAGGGGCTGATCGGTTTCAACATGCATAATCGCACCGCCGGGGTGATTGGCACCGGTAAGATTGGCGTGGCAGCCATGCGTATCCTGAAAGGGTTCGGCATGAAACTGTTGGCTTACGATCCCTACCCAAGCGAGCAAGCGCTGGAGTTGGGCGCAGAATATGTTGATCTGAAAACGCTGTACGCGCAATCAGACGTGATCACCCTGCACTGCCCGCTGACGCCGGAAAACCATCACCTGCTGAATACCGATGCTTTTGCGATGATGAAGGACGGTGTCATGATCATCAACACCAGCCGCGGTGGCCTGATTGACTCCTCGGCGGCGATTGAGGCGCTGAAACAACAAAAAATCGGCGCGCTGGGGATGGACGTGTATGAGAATGAGCGCGATCTGTTCTTCGAAGACAAATCCAATGACGTGATTCAGGATGACGTATTCCGCCGTCTGTCAGCCTGCCACAACGTGTTGTTCACCGGTCACCAGGCTTTCCTGACTGAAGAGGCGCTGACCAGCATCTCGGAAACCACGCTGAAAAACGTCAACCAGTTGGATCGCGGGGAAAATTGCCCTAATCAGCTTAACGCCTGATTTTTCAGTGAGGGAAACGCATGAAAAAGTGCCTGCCGATGGCGTTAGCAGCGCTGTTATTAACGGGGTGTGGAATGAATCAGAGCGATAAAGCGATCACGGAAGGCGACCTGTTACATCACAATTTCGTGCTGCAAAGCGTGGACGGCGTTGCGGTGAAGCCGCAGCCCGGTAACGCCCCAGGCATTGAGTTCGGTGAGAAAATGCATGTTTCCGGCGCGATGTGCAACCGTTTCTTCGGCAGCGGTCAGTTGCAAAACGGCGTGCTGACGGTGAAAAACCTGGCCTCAACGCGGATGCTGTGCGCCGATGCGCAACGCAATCAGTGGGATCAGACCCTCAGCGCCGTGCTGGAAAAAGGCGCAAAAGTCAGCCTCAACGCTCAGCAGTTAACGCTGAGCGGCGGCGACCATGTCCTGGTATATACTCTGCGAGACTGGGTGCAGTGATCCCTGTTTACCAGGCTGCTCAAGCGGCCTGGTTTTCTTTCGCCTTAACCGGCGGTTGAGCAAGCCCCTTTACCCAGGGTCCACTCCTCACACTGTTTACCGTTCGGCATCTGGCACATTCTTACCGCTTCGCCGTTTAAATTATGAGCCACGGTAGTGACGCCGCCAACGCTGGCGCAGTTGGCGCTGGTCTGTAACGTATTGATTCTTGCGCTGTTGCCCTGCTGAATTGGTTCTTCATTCTTGCTGCTGCATGCGGCCAAAAGCAGTACGGCGCCGGCAAGCAGCCACGTTGATTTTTGCATTATTCTCACTCCTGAACCCGGAACTGCGCTGTGTAAAATCGCCATTGCTGATAACTCGCGTCACTTTAATGCGGACACGTTCAGTTATCTTTGATGCAAACCTGTTTAATTTAGCCTGATAAATTAATTATGGAAATATATTCCTGCGATTATTTGGCGTTTATTTGAACAGAATCGACATTATTATCGTTACAGGATTTCTTTTCCTCTGATACCTGTCGGGCGTCACAGGTCGGCGACGTAGCCTGGATTGCCGGCAAAGGAGTCTCACTCGCGAAGGGCGGCGACCGGCAGATTCGACATGTTGCCGGCACGTGAAGTCGTGTCGGGGGTCTTGGGCGGCTGCGCAATTATTGGCTTCCGGCGCGGGAGATATTGCGAACTTTGCTGTTGCGGGTTAATACATTTGTGACATTCAGGTTGCCGCTTCATTAGCCTCAACTGAAATGATCGGGGCGGAGCAATCTTTTATTTTCCGTTAATGACTTATTACATATTCAGCCAGCGTCACTGAATGTCACGCCGGCTATTTTCACATTAAAATAACAATCAATGCACCGCCGCTTTCGACAATAAATTAATCACCAGTACGCCGACAATAATTAACCCCATGCCGATCACCGCCGGTAGATCCAGCTTTTGCTGATAGACAAATACCGCGGCTATCGACACCAGAACAATGCCCATACCCGACCAGATAGCATAGACAATCCCCAGCGGCATGGTTTTCACCACCATCGACAGCCCCCAGAAAGCCACGGCATAGCCCACGACAACCACCAGCGACGGCCACAATCGGGTAAAACCTTCCGAGGCTTTCAGCATAGTGGTAGCCAGCACTTCAGCAACAATCGCCATGGTCAAATAGATAAATCCGTTCATCGTCTTTTCTTCTGTAAGTGAACATCTTCACCAGTATGGCGCGTCGCGAATAAATTGTCGTTAAACAACCCGGTTAATTCTCCGTTTAAAAACAATTTTTATCGAAAATATTACTTGCGCGCGCTTCCTGCTGATTTTTCACCCGCCACACAAACGCGATAAAGAGCCAATATATCCCTCTGCTAGACTTTGTTAATTACTGCGAGAAGCCACTTTTGCAGCTTTTTGAGCAATGAAAGGTAAAGCCGATGATTACTACAGATGGTAATAATGCAGTCGCTTCCGTCGCTTATCGCGCCAGCGAAGTGATTGCCATCTACCCGATCACCCCCAGTTCAACCATGGCGGAACAGGCGGATGCCTGGTCCGGCGACGGCCGCCCAAACATCTGGGGAGACGTGCCGCGCGTGATGGAAATGCAGTCGGAAGGCGGAGCCATCGCCACGGTGCACGGGGCGCTGCAAACCGGCGCGCTGTCGACCTCGTTCACCTCATCGCAGGGCCTGCTGCTGATGATCCCGACGCTGTACAAACTGGCCGGTGAATTGACGCCGTTTGTGTTGCACGTCGCCGCGCGCACCGTAGCGACCCATGCCTTGTCGATCTTCGGCGACCATTCCGACGTTATGGCCGTACGCCAGACCGGTTGCGCTATGCTGTGCGCCAGTAGCGTCCAGGAAGCGCAGGATTTCGCGCTGATTTCCCAAACGGCGTCCCTCAACAGTCGCCTGCCGTTTATTCATTTTTTCGATGGTTTCCGCACCTCGCACGAAATCAACAAAATCGTGCCGTTAAGCGACGATACCCTGCGTCAGATGCTGCCGCAGGAGGCGATTGACGCCCACCGCAGCCGCGCTTTGTCACCGGACCACCCGGTGGTGCGCGGTACTTCCGCCAATCCGGATACCTATTTCCAGTCGCGTGAAGCCACGAATCCCTGGTACGACAGCGCCTGCCGGCATGTGATTGATGCGATGGATAAATTTGCGCAGATCACCGGACGGGCATATCAACCCTTTGAATATTACGGCCACCCGCAGGCCGAGCGTGTAGCGATCCTGATGGGTTCCGCTATCGGCACCTGTGAAGAGGCGATTGACGCCCTGTTAACGCGTGGCGAAAAGGTCGGCGTATTAAAAGTACGGTTGTTCAGGCCCTTCTCCGCCAGGCACCTGCTTAGCGTGTTGCCGGAAAGCGCCAGGAAAATTGCCGTACTGGACCGCACCAAAGAGCCGGGCGCGCTGGCTGAGCCGCTGTACCTGGATGTGATGACCGCGCTGGCCGAGGCTTTCAGCCGTGGCGAACGCGCGGACATGCCGGTGGTGATCGGCGGTCGTTACGGTTTGTCTTCGAAGGAGTTCGGGCCGGACTGCGCGTTGGCGGTATTCAACGAACTGCAACTTGCCAGACCGCGCCCGCGCTTTACCGTCGGCATTTACGACGATGTGACCGGCCTTTCCCTGCCGCTCAGCGAAGAAAGCCTGCCGTCGCGCGCATCGCTGGAGGCGTTGTTCTACGGCCTGGGCAGCGACGGCTCCGTCTCCGCCACCAAGAACAACATCAAAATCATCGGCAACAGCACGCCGATGTACGCGCAAGGGTATTTTGTCTACGACTCGAAAAAGGCCGGCGGCCTGACGGTTTCTCACCTGCGCGTCAGCGAACGGCCGATCAATTCGGCCTATCTGATCAGCCGCGCCGACTTTGTCGGTTGCCATCAACTGCAGTTTATCGATACCTACCAAATGGCGGAGCGTCTGAAGCCCGGCGGCATCTTCCTGCTTAATACGCCATACGGCGCCGAAGAGGCGTGGTCACGGCTGCCGCAAGAGGTTCAGGCGGTGCTGCAACAGCGCCAGGCGCGTTTCTATATTATCAACGCGGCAAAGCTGGCGCGCGAGTGCCAACTCGGAGCGCGCATCAATACCGTTATGCAGATGGCGTTTTTCCAACTGACGCAAATTCTGCCGGGCGAGGTGGCTCTACAGCAACTGCGGGATGCTATCGCCCGCAGCTACAGCAGCAAAGGCCAGGAGATCGTCGAACGCAACTGGCAGGCGCTGGATGCCACGCTGGATGCGCTGATTGAGATCCCGCTGCAAGCGATCGACGGCAGCAGCCCGCTGCGCCCGCCGGTAGTCTCGGATGCCGCCCCCGATTTCGTCAAAACCGTTACCGCCGCGATGCTGGCCGGGCTGGGCGATGCGCTGCCGGTCTCGGCCTTCCCGCCGGACGGCACCTGGCCGGTGGGCACCACCCAATGGGAAAAACGCAATATCGCCGAGACGATCCCGCTCTGGCAGCCGGATCTCTGCACCCAGTGCAATCACTGCGTCGCCGCCTGCCCGCACTCGGCCATCCGCGCCAAGGTGGTGCAACCGCAGGCAATGGAGCACGCCCCCGCCAGCTTGCAGTCGCTGGATGTCAAAGCGCGTGATATGCGCGGGCAGAAGTATGTGCTGCAAGTCGCACCGGAAGATTGCACCGGCTGTAACCTGTGCGTAGAGGTGTGTCCGGCCAAAGATCGCCAGAACCCGGACATCAAGGCGATCAACATGGCTTCGCGCCTCGAGAATCTTGAGGTGGAAAAGCAGCATTACGATTTCTTCCTGCAGTTGCCGGAGATTGACCCCGCGCAGCTAGAACGCATCGACATCCGCACTTCGCAGTTGATCTCGCCGCTGTTCGAATACTCCGGCGCCTGTTCCGGCTGTGGCGAAACACCCTACATCAAGCTACTGACCCAGCTCTATGGCGATCGGCTGCTGATTGCCAACGCCACCGGCTGTTCATCCATTTACGGCGGCAATCTGCCGACCACGCCTTACACCACCAACGCCGAAGGCCGCGGCCCGGCGTGGGCCAACTCGCTGTTCGAAGATAACGCCGAATTTGGTCTGGGCTTCAGGTTGACGGTCGATCAGCACCGTAGCCGCGTGCTGCGGTTGCTGAATACGCTGGCGCCGCAACTGCCTGAGCCCTTGGTCAAGGCGTTGCAGATGGTCGAGGTCGCACCGGAACCGCGCCGCCGACAGATCGCTGAATTGCGCGGCTTGCTGACGAAAATCGAGGGTAACGACGCCCGCCAACTGGCGACCGACGCCGATTATCTGGTGGATAAATCCATCTGGCTGATTGGCGGCGACGGCTGGGCCTACGATATCGGTTTTGGCGGATTGGACCACGTCCTCAGCCTGACCGAGAACGTCAACGTGCTGGTGCTGGATACCCAGTGTTACTCCAACACCGGCGGCCAACAGTCGAAAGCCACGCCGCTCGGGGCGGTAACCAAGTTCGGCGAGCACGGCAAACGCAAGGCACGCAAGGATCTGGGCGTCAGCATGATGATGTACGGCCATGTGTATGTGGCGCAGATTTCCCTGGGCGCGCAGCTTAACCAGACGGTGAAGGCCATTCAGGAAGCGGAGGCCTATCCTGGCCCGTCACTGATTATCGCCTACAGCCCCTGCGAGGAGCACGGTTACGATTTGGCGCTCAGCCACGATCAAATGAAACAGCTGACCGCCACCGGTTTCTGGCCGCTGTACCGTTTCGATCCGCGCCGCGCCGATCAGGGCAAACCCGCTCTGGCGCTGGATTCTCGGCCGCCAAACAGCGAGCTGACCGAAACCCTGCTGAAAGAACAGCGCTTCCGCCGCCTGAACTCGCAGCAGCCGGAGGTCGCCAGTGCGCTTTACCAGGCCGCCGAGAAAGAGCTGAAAGAGAAGTACGATTTCCTCAGTATGTTGGCCGGCAAGACGGAACAATCGTCCGCCGAGTAAGTCCCCCTTCAGGGCGCGACCGGTTCGCGCCCTGCTTCCAACCAGCTTTGCCGTTGTGCCTCTTTTACCGCACCGCGCACATAGTTTTCCTTTCCCTGCCATTGCGCAACGTCAAACTGCGCCCTCTCAATCATTGGCTGGTAACGATCCGTTTTCATTAGGCTATCCGCCTGAACCAACAGCGGCACGATGCGCACACCAACCCGATCAAGGCTTTGATAGGGCCATTTCCGCCCTGCATCAACGTAAGGTGCCATAAAGTCCAACGCCGCCAACAACGAACTGCCCTGGGCCGTGCGGTAATGCCACAAGTCGATGTCCTGCCGCTGCGCCACTCCGGCCATCAGCACCAACGCCTGCAGATTAAAATAGCTGTAATGGAACGAACGGGTGCGCAACAATTCTTGCGGCTGCGAGCCGTTAACGGCAAGTTGTAAATCAAGCTTATGCTGCGTCAGCGCCGCCATCTCCCGCACGACTTCATCACGCCCGAGCCAGGCGGCAATCCCCGCCACCTGAGCGGCGTACCAACTGCCGTGGTTATTCTTCGCGGCGGCTTCCTGCTTGCCGGCGGGGCTGTGCAGCAGCCAATCGAGGTAGCTGCCAAACCATTGCCGCATCCGGCTTTCATCGGCCACCGTCCAGCCTGGCGTCTGGCGCAACAGCAGCAGGCTGTCGACAATGCGGGTGGCGAAATAACGCCCGTCCAGAATGCCGTTACCACGTCCGCTGTCGCGCCCTGGAATACCCTGTGCGTAATTGAGGTTCGGGTTCATCCGCGTTTGCGGGTTGATAAACCAGGCGCGGATCAACGCGATCGCCCTGTCGCTATAGCGTTGTTGCCCGGAGAAATAACCCGCCAACGTCAGAATCTGTACCCGCTGAGTGAACTCCGCCAGCCGCACGCCATCACTCTGTTCATTTTTACTGGCCGGGTTCACCTGTCCATCGCGACGCACCCAGGGCAACCCGTTCGCTTTGCCGGCATCCGGCCACCAGTAGGCACCGAGACTCAGGTAATCGTGCTTGTCGCCGCTGGCTGGGAGCAGCCCTTTCTCGGTCACGCTGAGCAAGGGTTTGTGCATCGCGCTGTCGGCGTCCTGCAGCAGCCACTTATAGTTAGCGTCACCGCTGAGATGGGCTTTTACCTGAGACAACGAAGATTGCTGCAAGAAAATGCAGCACTCTGCGGCATGGCCCGCAAACGACGTAAAACAAATCAATAACCCGGTCTGCAAAAATTTACGCATAGGTCTAACTGCCACCATGTGATCAGATATCGCCAATCCTGCCCGCTTTGGTTTTTTTCGACAGAAAAAAAGCGTTTCCAGACGTGAAGCGCTCAAACATTCGACATGTCGCGGGCGATGCCCTCAGAGTTGTCACCTGCAGGTGAAATCATGCCGCCAACGCGGTAAAAACGGCTAACCTGTAAGTGAATATACGCACGTCGATATGACGATGACTCAATACAAATCAAAAAGGCGAATGTATGGTCCCCCCACCGAGAGATGACAGCCGTCCTTGGTCGATCTTTCTTATTTTTCTACGTCTGGGATTGACGTCATTCGGCGGCCCCATAGCGCACCTGAGCTATTTCCGGGGCGAGTTCGTTATACGCCGCCGCTGGCTTTCTGAATGCAGCTATGCCGACCTGGTGGCGCTTTGTCAATTTCTGCCCGGGCCCGCAAGCAGCCAGGTCGGCATCGCGTTAGGCATGTTACGGTCAGGCTACACCGGAGCCGCAGCAGCCTGGGCCGGTTTTACTCTGCCTTCAGCCCTTGCCTTGATGCTGTTCGCATTGGGCATTTCCCACTATGGCGATGCACAATTTCCAGGCACGCTGCACGGCCTGAACGTGGTGGCGGTCGCCGTCGTCGCTCAAGCGGTGTGGGGAATGGCACGCAACCTCTGTACTGACGTGCGGCGGATCACGGTGATGCTGATAGCGACCTGCGTCGCTCTGCTGATACCCTCCGCCTGGGGACAACTTGCCATGCTTGCCGCTGCCGGCCTGGCCGGACTATTGCTGCTCATGCCTCACCACGACAGCACACATGATCCGCTGCCCGTCACCGTGAGTCATCGCGGCGGCATAATTTGGATTGCGTCATTTTTTGCACTGCTCATCGTCTTGCCGGTGTTGACTCAACTGATGCAAAGTCAAACCCTGGCGATGGTGGCCGCTTTCTTTCGTGCCGGATCGTTGGTTTTCGGCGGGGGACACGTTGTGTTGCCGCTGCTGCAAACGGAGGTGGTCTCTCCCGGCTGGGTCAGCAATGAAACCTTCCTGGCCGGATACGGTGCCGCGCAAGCGGTGCCCGGCCCTTTGTTCACTTTTTCCTCGTTCCTCGGGGCATCCATGAATACAGCGCCCTCCGGATGGTTAGGTGGTGTCATTTGCCTGCTGGCGATCTTTGCGCCGTCTTTCTTGTTGGTCTTCGGCGTTTTGCCCTTTTGGGAGCGGCTGCGGCAAAATAGGCGTATGCAGGCGGCGTTAGCCGGGGTCAATGCCGCCGTAGTCGGACTCCTGCTGGCTGCGCTTTATCAGCCGGTATGGACGAGCGCCATTCATAAACCGCAAGACTTTGGGCTGGCACTGCTCGCTTTTGTCGCCCTGATGTTTTGGAAACTCCCGCCGTGGTCGGTGGTCATTGGCTGCGGAACGGCGGGTTGGCTGTTGAACATAGTGTTGTAAGACCTGAAATAACGGGTACAACTGCGCGGTATGTTTAGGATGAGTGTTTCATATCACTCCCTGTAATGGGCCCTGCCACCCATTGTTCGTCATCATTCACCCTTAGGATAA is a window of Serratia plymuthica DNA encoding:
- a CDS encoding alginate lyase family protein; this translates as MRKFLQTGLLICFTSFAGHAAECCIFLQQSSLSQVKAHLSGDANYKWLLQDADSAMHKPLLSVTEKGLLPASGDKHDYLSLGAYWWPDAGKANGLPWVRRDGQVNPASKNEQSDGVRLAEFTQRVQILTLAGYFSGQQRYSDRAIALIRAWFINPQTRMNPNLNYAQGIPGRDSGRGNGILDGRYFATRIVDSLLLLRQTPGWTVADESRMRQWFGSYLDWLLHSPAGKQEAAAKNNHGSWYAAQVAGIAAWLGRDEVVREMAALTQHKLDLQLAVNGSQPQELLRTRSFHYSYFNLQALVLMAGVAQRQDIDLWHYRTAQGSSLLAALDFMAPYVDAGRKWPYQSLDRVGVRIVPLLVQADSLMKTDRYQPMIERAQFDVAQWQGKENYVRGAVKEAQRQSWLEAGREPVAP
- a CDS encoding YdbH family protein, yielding MTKRLKVFIGIVVGIVILLLALWQTLPRWLPRVLAHWLPQGSQLVLQGKLRWQQGALQLDGARFTAQDCLLAAVGPTRLAYRQGRWQLSSDKLSIDSACLSKLPAGDANSAPLALDKVQKQLPLLDVTINDFTVIPWQHYAGKLQLHASAEGQRLQYQGKNLSAEAVLDEHQQLTLNSLTLTPPNSPQPLHLTGKIAIPLDLDSMPAQGALQGEMQTGYLEKPLLLDMRWQQQQGVLTLTEKGDEKPLVTLPWEITPQQVSINQGEWRWPYSRQPLNGGLSVALHDWSKGLDETQISARLNVITAGHNGKGNAVLTLGPGKVGLIDSDLRFQLTGQANLADFSMTASIPGILSGTILNPTLVLQPGSLLRLWGNATPEMKLEEARLPLAGVRVTAAGITGRLQAIINASDSYWGRFKLHLDGKAQDFWPDHGNWQWRYWGNGRLPPLQAAWDVAGSGSWQDTTIVLDRLSTGFDKLKYGLVTVDAPRLSLGQPLHWQRGEQNPAFNADVQLVAGKVSFTDGGHLPAPVLALQLKGTTPDSFQWQGKLQAEQIGPIALHGRWDGERLRGEGWWPKQSLKVFQPLISPDLNITLRDGTFYAQSAFSAARVQGFEAGGHWVVNNGGMWLKDGEMSGLDFVMSYRFKNHSWQLGAKRPVTLRIKSFSNLFEMQNITADLQGFYPYSEPAPLTLSNVGMDALNGHVSLSALRMPQHDAAVLKLDKVDLSALFTALKPKQFAMSGKVDGELPLYLNHPKWLVRNGWIANAGTLTLRLDKDMADAIGSNNLATGAAIDWLRYMEINRSQASVDLDNLGELTLKARIDGVNPQKSAKREVILNYTHQENVFQLWRSLRFGDNLQEWLEQALSKPGEQP
- the chrA gene encoding chromate efflux transporter; translation: MVPPPRDDSRPWSIFLIFLRLGLTSFGGPIAHLSYFRGEFVIRRRWLSECSYADLVALCQFLPGPASSQVGIALGMLRSGYTGAAAAWAGFTLPSALALMLFALGISHYGDAQFPGTLHGLNVVAVAVVAQAVWGMARNLCTDVRRITVMLIATCVALLIPSAWGQLAMLAAAGLAGLLLLMPHHDSTHDPLPVTVSHRGGIIWIASFFALLIVLPVLTQLMQSQTLAMVAAFFRAGSLVFGGGHVVLPLLQTEVVSPGWVSNETFLAGYGAAQAVPGPLFTFSSFLGASMNTAPSGWLGGVICLLAIFAPSFLLVFGVLPFWERLRQNRRMQAALAGVNAAVVGLLLAALYQPVWTSAIHKPQDFGLALLAFVALMFWKLPPWSVVIGCGTAGWLLNIVL
- the nifJ gene encoding pyruvate:ferredoxin (flavodoxin) oxidoreductase; the encoded protein is MITTDGNNAVASVAYRASEVIAIYPITPSSTMAEQADAWSGDGRPNIWGDVPRVMEMQSEGGAIATVHGALQTGALSTSFTSSQGLLLMIPTLYKLAGELTPFVLHVAARTVATHALSIFGDHSDVMAVRQTGCAMLCASSVQEAQDFALISQTASLNSRLPFIHFFDGFRTSHEINKIVPLSDDTLRQMLPQEAIDAHRSRALSPDHPVVRGTSANPDTYFQSREATNPWYDSACRHVIDAMDKFAQITGRAYQPFEYYGHPQAERVAILMGSAIGTCEEAIDALLTRGEKVGVLKVRLFRPFSARHLLSVLPESARKIAVLDRTKEPGALAEPLYLDVMTALAEAFSRGERADMPVVIGGRYGLSSKEFGPDCALAVFNELQLARPRPRFTVGIYDDVTGLSLPLSEESLPSRASLEALFYGLGSDGSVSATKNNIKIIGNSTPMYAQGYFVYDSKKAGGLTVSHLRVSERPINSAYLISRADFVGCHQLQFIDTYQMAERLKPGGIFLLNTPYGAEEAWSRLPQEVQAVLQQRQARFYIINAAKLARECQLGARINTVMQMAFFQLTQILPGEVALQQLRDAIARSYSSKGQEIVERNWQALDATLDALIEIPLQAIDGSSPLRPPVVSDAAPDFVKTVTAAMLAGLGDALPVSAFPPDGTWPVGTTQWEKRNIAETIPLWQPDLCTQCNHCVAACPHSAIRAKVVQPQAMEHAPASLQSLDVKARDMRGQKYVLQVAPEDCTGCNLCVEVCPAKDRQNPDIKAINMASRLENLEVEKQHYDFFLQLPEIDPAQLERIDIRTSQLISPLFEYSGACSGCGETPYIKLLTQLYGDRLLIANATGCSSIYGGNLPTTPYTTNAEGRGPAWANSLFEDNAEFGLGFRLTVDQHRSRVLRLLNTLAPQLPEPLVKALQMVEVAPEPRRRQIAELRGLLTKIEGNDARQLATDADYLVDKSIWLIGGDGWAYDIGFGGLDHVLSLTENVNVLVLDTQCYSNTGGQQSKATPLGAVTKFGEHGKRKARKDLGVSMMMYGHVYVAQISLGAQLNQTVKAIQEAEAYPGPSLIIAYSPCEEHGYDLALSHDQMKQLTATGFWPLYRFDPRRADQGKPALALDSRPPNSELTETLLKEQRFRRLNSQQPEVASALYQAAEKELKEKYDFLSMLAGKTEQSSAE
- a CDS encoding 2-hydroxyacid dehydrogenase, with product MKLAIYSTKQYDRKYLELVNQQFGYELEFFDFLLSKKTAKTAAGCKAVCIFVNDDGSREVLEELAALGVEILALRCAGFNNVDLDAAKELGIKVVRVPAYSPEAVAEHAVGMMMCLNRRIHRAYQRTRDANFSLEGLIGFNMHNRTAGVIGTGKIGVAAMRILKGFGMKLLAYDPYPSEQALELGAEYVDLKTLYAQSDVITLHCPLTPENHHLLNTDAFAMMKDGVMIINTSRGGLIDSSAAIEALKQQKIGALGMDVYENERDLFFEDKSNDVIQDDVFRRLSACHNVLFTGHQAFLTEEALTSISETTLKNVNQLDRGENCPNQLNA
- the hslJ gene encoding heat shock protein HslJ, producing the protein MKKCLPMALAALLLTGCGMNQSDKAITEGDLLHHNFVLQSVDGVAVKPQPGNAPGIEFGEKMHVSGAMCNRFFGSGQLQNGVLTVKNLASTRMLCADAQRNQWDQTLSAVLEKGAKVSLNAQQLTLSGGDHVLVYTLRDWVQ
- a CDS encoding SMR family transporter; the encoded protein is MNGFIYLTMAIVAEVLATTMLKASEGFTRLWPSLVVVVGYAVAFWGLSMVVKTMPLGIVYAIWSGMGIVLVSIAAVFVYQQKLDLPAVIGMGLIIVGVLVINLLSKAAVH
- a CDS encoding DUF333 domain-containing protein, producing MQKSTWLLAGAVLLLAACSSKNEEPIQQGNSARINTLQTSANCASVGGVTTVAHNLNGEAVRMCQMPNGKQCEEWTLGKGACSTAG